The Cervus canadensis isolate Bull #8, Minnesota chromosome X, ASM1932006v1, whole genome shotgun sequence genome contains a region encoding:
- the LOC122435939 gene encoding small integral membrane protein 10-like protein 2A, with protein MAAAAALSGVAVRLSRSATTRGSYGAFCKGLTRTLITFFDLAWRLRMNFPYFYIAASVILNVRLQVHI; from the coding sequence ATGGCAGCAGCAGCGGCCCTGTCGGGCGTAGCAGTGCGGCTGTCGCGCTCAGCCACGACCCGCGGCTCGTATGGCGCCTTCTGCAAGGGGCTCACGCGCACGCTGATCACCTTCTTCGACCTGGCCTGGCGTCTGCGCATGAATTTCCCCTACTTCTACATAGCGGCTTCGGTGATTCTAAACGTCCGCCTGCAGGTACATATTTAG